Proteins from one Kiritimatiellia bacterium genomic window:
- a CDS encoding valine--tRNA ligase: MADLPKTYDPHAIEDKWYARWLEKNCFGTSAARGGEPYCIVIPPPNVTGILHMGHALNNSIQDVLIRWKRMQGYNALWVPGTDHAGIATQNVVERELKKEGLTRQQLGRQAFLQRVWAWKEKYGNTIISQLKKLGASCDWSRCRFTMDEGLSNAVKEVFIRLYEKGLIYRGTYIINWCPRCQTALSDEESEHRTIRGHLYYIKYPIKDSPGGFVTVATTRPETFLGDTAVAVNPEDERFRHLVGKTLVLPVLNREIPVIADSFVSKEFGTGCVKVTPAHDPNDFQMGQRHNLPQINVMTEDGRMNENAGPYAGLERFACRKKIAEDLSARGLLEKVEPHEHAVGHCYRCSAIVEPRVSPQWFVRMKPLAEPGIRAVREGKIRFIPERWNKVYLEWMENIRDWCISRQIWWGHQIPIFYCDACGHQWADRGKPSVCPRCGSANVRQDEDVLDTWFSSWLWPFSVFGWPDSNDDLTFYYPTNTLVTASEIIFFWVARMIMAGYEFMGDLPFREVYIHGTVRDDIGRKMSKSLGNSIDPLEIIQEFSADALRFSLIMLTATGQDVYISKEKFEVGRNFGTKLWNAARFMQMQKLTEPLNVRAISLHPDRWTADDWHILAKIEDAAKAATDCLERYRFNDYAHVLYDFLWHEFCDWYVEYAKPVFRSGDEPRRREVLSIMHHVFERALRLLHPLMPFLTEELWHAMGYGSDEEFIMFAPWPRAENSTLRGMAQPYVEYVDLKHDLIRLARQLRADYNIPPHAKADFAIRPASEERANALRADAESIALLIQAGNLSIDTSFSPGRPLPSALNDLGTVYLVLGEVDLEAERARLAENLAAVSREIEKIDARLANPDFLQKAKLDVIQQTKSRREELVARREKLSAILSGLS; this comes from the coding sequence ATGGCCGATTTGCCGAAAACATACGACCCACATGCCATCGAGGACAAATGGTATGCCCGATGGTTGGAAAAGAATTGTTTCGGAACGAGCGCCGCTCGGGGGGGCGAGCCATACTGCATCGTGATCCCGCCGCCCAATGTGACCGGCATTCTCCACATGGGCCATGCGCTGAACAACTCCATTCAGGACGTTCTGATCCGATGGAAGCGTATGCAGGGTTACAACGCCCTGTGGGTGCCGGGGACGGATCACGCAGGCATCGCGACGCAGAACGTCGTGGAGCGCGAACTGAAGAAAGAAGGCCTGACTCGACAGCAACTGGGACGCCAGGCCTTTTTGCAGCGGGTGTGGGCGTGGAAGGAAAAGTACGGCAACACGATCATCAGCCAATTGAAGAAACTGGGAGCCTCCTGCGATTGGAGCCGATGCCGATTCACGATGGATGAGGGGCTTAGCAATGCCGTCAAGGAGGTTTTCATCCGGCTTTATGAGAAAGGGCTGATCTACCGCGGAACCTACATCATTAATTGGTGCCCCCGGTGTCAGACGGCGCTATCCGACGAGGAGAGCGAACATCGCACCATCCGAGGCCATCTGTATTACATTAAATATCCCATCAAAGACTCGCCCGGCGGATTTGTCACCGTAGCCACCACACGGCCCGAAACCTTTCTCGGCGACACGGCCGTGGCGGTGAACCCCGAGGATGAACGATTCCGGCATCTAGTCGGCAAGACGCTGGTTCTCCCGGTGCTAAACCGCGAAATTCCCGTCATTGCGGACTCCTTTGTTTCAAAAGAATTCGGGACCGGTTGCGTCAAGGTCACGCCGGCTCACGATCCCAACGACTTCCAGATGGGGCAGAGGCACAACCTGCCGCAAATCAATGTGATGACCGAGGACGGCCGCATGAATGAAAACGCGGGACCCTATGCCGGCCTCGAACGTTTCGCCTGCAGAAAGAAAATCGCGGAAGACCTTTCGGCAAGGGGCTTGTTGGAGAAGGTGGAACCTCACGAGCACGCCGTGGGGCATTGTTACCGGTGCTCGGCCATTGTCGAGCCGCGGGTCTCTCCCCAATGGTTTGTCCGGATGAAGCCGCTGGCAGAGCCCGGCATCCGAGCCGTTCGGGAAGGCAAAATCCGGTTCATTCCGGAGCGGTGGAATAAGGTCTACCTCGAATGGATGGAAAACATCCGCGATTGGTGCATCTCGCGCCAGATCTGGTGGGGCCATCAAATCCCGATTTTTTATTGCGACGCGTGCGGCCACCAATGGGCGGACCGCGGCAAGCCTTCCGTATGCCCCCGATGCGGCTCAGCAAACGTCCGGCAGGACGAGGACGTCCTAGACACGTGGTTTTCCTCGTGGCTCTGGCCGTTCAGCGTGTTCGGCTGGCCGGATTCCAACGACGATCTCACCTTTTACTATCCGACGAACACGCTCGTCACCGCGTCGGAAATCATTTTCTTCTGGGTCGCCCGCATGATCATGGCCGGTTACGAGTTCATGGGCGATCTGCCGTTCCGCGAGGTGTACATCCACGGCACGGTCCGCGACGACATCGGCCGCAAAATGTCGAAAAGCCTCGGAAATTCGATTGACCCGCTCGAGATTATTCAGGAATTCAGCGCCGATGCGCTGCGGTTCAGCCTCATCATGCTCACGGCGACGGGCCAAGATGTCTACATTTCGAAGGAAAAATTCGAGGTCGGCCGGAATTTCGGCACCAAGCTGTGGAATGCCGCGCGCTTCATGCAGATGCAGAAGCTCACCGAGCCATTGAACGTGCGCGCGATTTCGCTGCATCCCGACCGCTGGACGGCCGATGACTGGCACATCCTGGCCAAAATCGAGGACGCCGCCAAGGCGGCCACCGATTGCCTTGAGCGCTACCGCTTCAACGACTACGCGCACGTCCTCTACGACTTCCTTTGGCACGAGTTCTGCGACTGGTATGTCGAGTACGCAAAGCCTGTTTTCCGAAGCGGCGATGAACCGCGCCGGCGCGAGGTGCTCTCCATCATGCACCACGTGTTCGAGCGCGCGTTGCGACTTTTGCATCCGCTGATGCCGTTTTTGACCGAGGAACTGTGGCACGCGATGGGATACGGCTCCGACGAGGAGTTCATTATGTTCGCGCCGTGGCCGCGGGCCGAAAATTCAACGCTCCGCGGCATGGCGCAGCCGTATGTGGAGTACGTCGACCTGAAACACGACCTGATCCGCCTCGCCAGGCAACTCCGCGCGGATTACAACATCCCGCCTCATGCGAAGGCGGACTTCGCCATTCGTCCAGCTTCCGAAGAGCGGGCCAACGCGCTGCGCGCCGATGCGGAGTCCATCGCGCTTCTGATCCAGGCGGGGAACCTTTCGATTGACACGTCGTTCTCGCCCGGACGCCCCCTGCCTAGCGCCCTCAACGATCTGGGCACGGTGTATCTCGTCCTCGGCGAAGTAGACCTTGAGGCGGAACGCGCGCGACTCGCCGAAAACCTCGCAGCGGTTAGTCGAGAGATCGAAAAGATCGATGCGCGCCTTGCGAACCCCGATTTCCTGCAAAAGGCGAAGCTGGACGTCATCCAGCAGACGAAGAGCCGTCGGGAGGAGCTGGTCGCCCGACGCGAGAAATTGTCCGCAATCCTGAGTGGATTGTCGTGA
- a CDS encoding UDP-3-O-acyl-N-acetylglucosamine deacetylase, with product MNEPLGTILAGDRDTLLRAWERMQAQPIDRDLSNTAPPAPDERQRTLARSTSVSGPGTFLGKATSTLTFEPTDLEGWWFERADLDDCLPVRVSIRNVWTTGDIVSNIVLRSGPPQNYVRMVEHIIALKLGMRIDNVLIRCSSGDPPLFKLGSLPLVEALDAAGFVETARPVAYWTVKERVTVGLPNGSFLLFSPDDGSRTLWVDCAIDFPNAIGRQRIKFPLTDEGFRFGAAARTNAPFSKMIWAKTIGQIFADVRNLGYNMENVLVAGKRRYINEPRLMHDGKSLEAVWHRAALDLLAALSLLEEGRFVGRVESYRAGHFLDCYAMRLLYKRGLLCRAAAR from the coding sequence ATGAATGAGCCCCTCGGAACCATTCTGGCCGGCGATCGAGACACGCTGCTCCGCGCATGGGAACGGATGCAGGCGCAGCCGATAGACCGGGATTTGTCGAACACGGCGCCCCCGGCTCCGGATGAACGTCAGCGGACCCTCGCGCGCAGCACCTCCGTCTCCGGCCCGGGCACATTTCTGGGCAAGGCGACTAGCACGCTGACGTTTGAGCCCACCGATCTCGAGGGGTGGTGGTTCGAACGGGCCGACCTCGACGACTGCCTGCCGGTCCGCGTCTCCATCCGCAACGTGTGGACGACCGGCGACATCGTCAGCAACATCGTCCTGCGGAGCGGTCCGCCGCAGAATTATGTTCGGATGGTGGAGCACATCATCGCCCTCAAACTTGGCATGCGGATCGACAATGTGCTGATCCGCTGTTCCTCCGGCGACCCGCCCCTGTTCAAGCTCGGAAGCCTCCCGCTCGTTGAGGCGCTCGACGCCGCGGGCTTCGTGGAAACCGCGCGGCCGGTCGCCTACTGGACCGTAAAGGAACGCGTGACGGTGGGCCTTCCCAACGGTAGCTTCCTTCTCTTTTCGCCAGATGACGGCTCGCGAACCCTGTGGGTCGACTGCGCAATTGATTTCCCGAATGCGATTGGGCGGCAGCGCATCAAATTTCCGCTAACCGACGAGGGGTTCCGGTTCGGCGCCGCCGCGCGGACGAACGCCCCCTTTTCGAAGATGATCTGGGCGAAAACGATCGGCCAGATCTTCGCGGACGTGAGGAATCTCGGCTACAATATGGAGAACGTCCTGGTCGCGGGCAAACGGCGCTACATCAACGAGCCTCGCCTGATGCACGATGGAAAATCGCTGGAAGCGGTGTGGCATCGCGCAGCGCTGGATCTCCTCGCCGCGCTCTCCCTGTTGGAAGAGGGGCGATTTGTTGGCCGCGTTGAGTCCTATCGGGCTGGCCACTTTCTCGATTGTTACGCCATGCGCCTTCTCTACAAGCGAGGGCTCTTGTGCCGGGCGGCCGCGCGGTAA
- a CDS encoding SGNH/GDSL hydrolase family protein, whose amino-acid sequence MKHVLFRMILLACSLAASFVLLEWAIRRFLPFYDPRRQIVFPTMPMYNDAAIGPKNERIRQRTPKGDFDLWIQFNRHGFRDTKDLSSSSPTDWFAVGDSFTFGWGIPEGGRYSDLLEKKLGWRIFNIAVPSDLDQYIGLVRYARDCGAVISNAIVGVCMNNDLKNYRTAEKQQKAIYGDRQPWKARLRVWMQSHSAVYLFCSYELQRIPAFRGLFERLGVARDIRELTLQNLYDEEILESSAEKAVELARVIGSPSTYFVLIPSLALWLADDPAMERRVHESFADRIRQRGLKVIDLKPAFEAHPNPRSLYFATDPHWNDAGHAFAADVIARALQESGPNP is encoded by the coding sequence ATGAAACACGTTCTATTCCGAATGATTTTGTTGGCATGTTCGCTGGCGGCCTCCTTCGTGTTGCTGGAGTGGGCGATTCGACGATTTTTGCCCTTTTATGATCCGCGTCGGCAGATCGTGTTCCCGACCATGCCGATGTACAACGACGCCGCGATCGGTCCGAAAAACGAGCGCATCCGGCAACGCACGCCCAAGGGCGACTTTGATCTCTGGATTCAGTTTAACCGACATGGCTTTCGGGACACGAAAGATTTGAGCAGCTCGTCGCCGACCGATTGGTTCGCGGTGGGCGATTCGTTCACGTTCGGCTGGGGCATCCCCGAAGGCGGGCGCTACAGTGACCTGCTCGAGAAGAAGCTGGGCTGGCGCATCTTCAATATTGCCGTTCCGAGCGATCTGGACCAGTACATCGGCCTGGTCCGATATGCCCGCGATTGCGGCGCGGTGATCAGCAACGCCATCGTGGGCGTTTGCATGAACAACGACTTGAAAAACTATCGGACGGCGGAGAAACAACAAAAGGCCATCTACGGAGATCGGCAACCCTGGAAGGCGCGTCTCCGCGTCTGGATGCAATCTCATTCCGCAGTGTATCTCTTCTGCAGCTATGAATTGCAGCGCATTCCGGCGTTTCGGGGTCTTTTCGAACGTTTGGGTGTCGCACGCGATATACGCGAGCTGACGCTGCAAAATCTCTATGATGAGGAAATTCTCGAGAGTTCCGCGGAAAAGGCCGTCGAGCTGGCGCGCGTCATCGGGTCCCCTTCAACTTATTTCGTCTTGATTCCCTCCCTTGCGCTCTGGCTTGCCGATGATCCCGCTATGGAACGCCGGGTTCATGAAAGCTTTGCGGACCGCATCCGTCAGCGCGGGCTCAAGGTGATCGATCTCAAGCCGGCGTTTGAAGCCCACCCGAATCCGCGCTCCCTCTATTTCGCGACCGATCCGCACTGGAACGATGCAGGCCACGCCTTCGCGGCTGACGTCATCGCCAGGGCTTTGCAAGAGTCTGGCCCCAACCCCTGA
- the plsY gene encoding glycerol-3-phosphate 1-O-acyltransferase PlsY yields MSGAATWILLVVASYLLGAIPFGFLIARAKGVDIRKVGSGNIGATNVLRSVGKPWGILTFVLDALKGFIPAMVFPYLGSRWGADFHSMEIARLAGGVAAVVGHSFPVYLRFRGGKGVATSAGALLGIAPLAGLAGLCVWGLLFFAFKYVSLASIGAAVAVPVAAWLLYRSESAVVPAALTMLAILVVYRHRDNIRRLASGTEHRFGQKREV; encoded by the coding sequence ATGAGCGGCGCGGCGACGTGGATCCTCCTGGTGGTCGCGTCCTATCTGCTCGGTGCGATCCCGTTTGGTTTCCTGATTGCGCGGGCGAAGGGGGTCGATATCCGGAAGGTCGGCAGCGGCAACATTGGCGCGACCAACGTATTGCGGTCGGTGGGCAAACCGTGGGGAATCCTGACTTTTGTGCTCGATGCGCTCAAGGGCTTTATACCCGCCATGGTTTTTCCATACCTTGGAAGCCGATGGGGCGCGGATTTCCATAGCATGGAAATTGCCCGGCTCGCCGGTGGCGTGGCGGCAGTCGTCGGGCACAGTTTCCCCGTCTATCTTCGGTTCCGGGGCGGCAAGGGCGTTGCGACCAGCGCGGGGGCGCTGTTGGGCATCGCGCCGTTGGCGGGACTGGCGGGCCTCTGCGTGTGGGGCCTGCTGTTTTTTGCCTTCAAGTACGTGTCCCTGGCGTCGATCGGTGCGGCTGTCGCCGTGCCGGTCGCGGCCTGGCTGCTGTACCGGTCCGAGAGCGCAGTCGTCCCCGCGGCGCTGACGATGCTGGCGATCCTTGTCGTGTATCGCCACCGTGACAACATACGTCGACTCGCGAGCGGAACGGAACACCGTTTCGGTCAGAAAAGAGAAGTTTAG
- a CDS encoding type I 3-dehydroquinate dehydratase yields MAAESHCRIGSVDLCSAPAVVGVATRIDTLERLRAHRPPCDLVELRADYLEAPRAVIPLLSAPRQVPVILTIRHAREGGRWDGLETERMELYRAILPCVDAVDVEIDSEIIAPIAREAAERSICVIGSYHNFSETPGADLLRAKMAKGIELGARVVKVATWSARESDVETLEALLRGPAMCPIAAMGMGPLGVQSRLRLALAGSCLIYGFLDEPTAPGQLHAGEWVRRLRESLPEYWEQRA; encoded by the coding sequence ATGGCTGCCGAATCCCATTGCCGGATCGGATCGGTCGATCTTTGCTCAGCGCCCGCGGTGGTGGGGGTTGCAACGCGGATCGACACACTCGAGCGGTTGCGGGCGCACCGCCCGCCCTGCGACCTCGTGGAATTGCGGGCCGATTACCTGGAGGCCCCCCGCGCGGTGATCCCGCTGCTTTCCGCGCCGCGTCAAGTCCCGGTGATCCTGACCATCCGCCACGCGCGAGAGGGAGGCCGGTGGGATGGATTGGAAACAGAGCGCATGGAGTTGTACCGCGCCATTTTGCCTTGCGTGGACGCGGTTGACGTCGAAATCGATTCCGAAATCATCGCCCCGATCGCCCGAGAGGCCGCCGAACGGTCGATATGCGTGATTGGGTCCTATCATAATTTCAGCGAAACTCCCGGGGCGGACCTTTTGCGGGCGAAGATGGCGAAAGGGATCGAGCTCGGTGCGCGCGTGGTGAAGGTGGCAACGTGGTCCGCCCGCGAATCGGATGTGGAGACGCTTGAGGCGCTGCTTCGCGGGCCAGCGATGTGTCCGATCGCGGCGATGGGAATGGGTCCTTTGGGTGTTCAGTCCCGGCTGCGACTCGCGCTGGCCGGCTCATGCTTGATCTACGGGTTTTTGGATGAGCCGACCGCACCGGGTCAGCTGCACGCGGGAGAATGGGTGAGGCGCCTCCGCGAGAGCCTGCCCGAATATTGGGAGCAGCGTGCATGA
- a CDS encoding carbohydrate-binding protein — MKHLLLLLVFATGMQTASAFPTWMGVFGSYQRHDDSANPGQFTILMNRDYPGLQARVGIQVNGGNWVVYPMRYAGNVQGNSLWTFTPSFQFPAGATVRYYFQGTDRSGRNIWDSRNGQNYQFTVPATTPIVQRLADGLYVSESNGNGITTTHRFNFWLDFSVRRLGDPEAIGIVWTWNNWADWRSATAVKEADLPSGYERWGVDITPIGDAYFHRSLGFARWYPAGSTNFMVVTNSRLTVKYAIFYRVGGTWYWDNNNGQDHSLTIGSTADVYDSDADGLADSWEREHFGHLLQGPEDNPDGDGPPGMPMANIVEFLNGTNPRVPEDTSARGVRLVWGPAYPAKGGTVTLSYAVGHPGSPLFGKPIYAHVGYNNWQGVYQTAQLTPNGFTGRHEITIPVPPHATELNIVFTDKNGSWDNNGGRNWKILVRP; from the coding sequence ATGAAACATTTATTGCTGTTACTGGTCTTCGCCACTGGCATGCAAACCGCCAGCGCGTTCCCGACTTGGATGGGCGTGTTCGGTTCCTACCAGCGCCATGACGATTCGGCAAACCCCGGGCAATTCACAATCCTGATGAATCGGGACTATCCCGGGCTCCAAGCTCGAGTCGGCATTCAGGTCAATGGCGGGAACTGGGTGGTTTACCCGATGCGATATGCAGGCAATGTGCAGGGCAACTCGTTATGGACTTTCACGCCTAGTTTCCAGTTCCCTGCGGGCGCTACGGTGCGGTACTACTTCCAGGGGACGGATCGGAGTGGCAGGAATATCTGGGACAGCCGAAACGGCCAGAATTACCAGTTCACGGTTCCTGCCACGACCCCCATCGTTCAACGACTTGCTGATGGCCTTTACGTTTCAGAGTCGAACGGTAATGGCATCACGACTACGCACCGATTCAACTTCTGGCTGGATTTCTCCGTCAGGCGACTCGGCGATCCCGAGGCGATTGGGATAGTGTGGACATGGAACAATTGGGCCGATTGGCGTTCCGCGACGGCCGTCAAAGAGGCGGACCTCCCCAGCGGATATGAGCGATGGGGCGTAGACATTACACCGATCGGCGACGCGTACTTCCACCGAAGTCTGGGTTTCGCGCGCTGGTATCCGGCGGGATCCACAAATTTCATGGTCGTGACGAACAGTCGGCTCACCGTCAAGTATGCCATCTTCTATCGGGTAGGGGGAACCTGGTATTGGGACAACAACAACGGGCAAGACCACTCGTTGACCATCGGCAGCACGGCCGACGTATATGATTCCGATGCCGACGGCCTGGCGGATTCATGGGAGCGGGAACACTTCGGTCACTTGCTTCAAGGCCCTGAGGACAATCCCGACGGCGACGGTCCGCCGGGCATGCCGATGGCAAACATTGTGGAGTTTCTGAACGGCACCAACCCGAGGGTGCCGGAGGACACAAGCGCGAGGGGTGTCCGCCTCGTCTGGGGTCCGGCGTATCCCGCCAAGGGCGGCACAGTGACCCTATCGTATGCCGTTGGCCATCCCGGAAGCCCTCTCTTCGGCAAGCCGATCTATGCCCACGTCGGATACAACAACTGGCAGGGAGTTTATCAGACGGCACAATTGACCCCCAATGGATTCACTGGGCGGCATGAAATCACTATTCCCGTCCCGCCCCATGCGACAGAGCTGAATATCGTTTTCACCGACAAGAACGGGTCGTGGGACAACAATGGCGGCCGGAACTGGAAAATTCTCGTGAGGCCCTAG
- the nusA gene encoding transcription termination factor NusA: MNSELIAVLEYMERERGIDRETLIKAVESALMTAAKKSVSPAKDLRIEIDRKTCDIRAFARVKVVESVRAPHDEISLANAQRIKPDVQVGETLEIEVTPRNFGRIAAQTAKQAILNRIRQAERDRVYQEYKGRIGDIVSGTVRRFDRSDVILGLDGFAEGLLPAKERVPTEEYQIGDKIRALVLDVTTDASGTRIILSRSHPDFVKRLFELEVSEINDKTVEMRSIAREPGYRTKIAVASKDEKIDPVGACVGMRGIRVKNIVRELSGEKIDIVRWNEDIKVFVTNALSPAKLTKVTVDEATRTVHVVVAPDQLSLAIGKKGQNARLTSKLTGWKIDIQRDESAIGFEEKVANAISALAAIEGIGRERAEKLVHAGFATLEGLQSAELEDLLAVEGFTEEDAKAVHAAIASLSSGAGRASAPPEVP, from the coding sequence ATGAACAGTGAATTGATTGCGGTTTTGGAATATATGGAGCGCGAGCGCGGCATCGACCGCGAAACGCTCATCAAGGCCGTGGAGTCCGCTCTGATGACGGCAGCGAAAAAGAGCGTCAGCCCGGCCAAGGACCTCCGCATCGAAATCGACCGCAAGACCTGTGACATTCGCGCCTTTGCCCGCGTCAAAGTGGTGGAGTCAGTTCGGGCGCCTCACGATGAGATCTCGCTAGCGAACGCCCAGCGAATCAAACCGGATGTCCAGGTCGGCGAAACCCTCGAAATCGAGGTGACGCCGCGGAATTTTGGCCGCATCGCAGCCCAGACGGCCAAGCAGGCGATCCTCAACCGCATCCGCCAGGCGGAGCGGGACCGGGTGTACCAGGAATACAAGGGGCGCATTGGCGACATCGTCAGCGGAACCGTTCGGAGGTTCGACCGGAGCGACGTGATCCTGGGACTCGACGGATTTGCCGAAGGGTTGCTGCCGGCCAAGGAGCGCGTGCCCACGGAGGAATATCAGATTGGCGACAAAATCCGCGCCCTGGTTCTCGATGTCACCACCGACGCGTCGGGAACCCGTATCATCCTCTCGCGAAGTCACCCAGACTTCGTGAAACGGTTGTTCGAACTTGAGGTTTCCGAAATCAACGACAAGACGGTGGAAATGCGCTCCATCGCGCGCGAGCCGGGGTATCGGACGAAAATCGCCGTGGCCTCCAAGGATGAAAAAATCGATCCCGTTGGCGCGTGCGTCGGCATGCGGGGCATCCGCGTAAAAAACATCGTGCGGGAGCTTTCCGGTGAAAAGATCGATATCGTCCGCTGGAACGAGGACATCAAGGTCTTTGTTACCAACGCCCTGTCACCCGCAAAACTGACCAAGGTGACGGTCGACGAGGCCACGCGGACGGTCCACGTTGTTGTCGCGCCGGACCAGTTGTCGCTGGCGATCGGCAAGAAGGGCCAAAATGCGCGGCTCACCTCGAAGCTGACCGGCTGGAAGATCGACATCCAGCGCGACGAGTCGGCCATCGGCTTCGAGGAAAAGGTGGCCAACGCCATTTCGGCGCTTGCGGCGATCGAAGGAATCGGCCGCGAGCGGGCCGAAAAACTCGTCCATGCCGGTTTTGCCACGCTGGAAGGATTGCAGTCCGCGGAACTCGAGGATCTGCTGGCCGTTGAAGGCTTCACGGAAGAGGACGCGAAAGCGGTCCACGCCGCCATCGCATCGCTGTCGTCGGGCGCGGGTCGGGCGTCAGCGCCGCCTGAGGTGCCATGA
- the infB gene encoding translation initiation factor IF-2, with protein sequence MRVFELAKQLDRPTKDILDKIQALNLGEVRNHMSMLTKEQEEALRKAFAPPPAAAPAPTQAPAAAAGKPNASTAPSTAPSTAPSAATQTAAPSADAPAPTAPTQGQPMSAIPPDAAMVAVPESKQIFVKPGAPIIVRDLAEHMGLRPNQLIRELMSLNIFASINQKIELKIAQQISQKWGWTVELEKKQEAKPPPAPPKPKPKPVVEKIDAPENIITRPPVVVFMGHVDHGKTSLLDKIRNTRVAAGEDGGITQHIGAYTVTLNDKDKHKITFLDTPGHEAFTAMRARGANLTDIAVIVIDGVDGVMPQTREAIQHAKAAKVAIMVAINKKDLRGFNADRVKQQLQQLGLTPEDWGGDVICCPVSALTGDGIQNFLENIIAQAEILELKANPKLPARGYVVESRMETGMGPTATLLLRDGTLRVGDAILCGPYWGRVRALINDRGERVKSAGPSDAVKCLGLTGVPEPGSEFVKMPDEKAAREEAEARQAALRASEMAEQKPRRLTLEDILQAGAESGKKTLSIVLKADTQGSLEALEYAINNIKSEKVQQQIILSGVGSITVNDVMLASASKAVILGFHVSKEPDVGAAAKREGVEIRLFSIIYELLDNVKELMKGLLEPIVRETIFGHAQVKQIFDLGKKGKVAGCLVTDGRVTARGRARVKRKGDVLYEGSVASLRRFQNDATEVREGQECGIRLDGFGDFEPGDVIEIYEVEKIAQQL encoded by the coding sequence ATGAGAGTTTTTGAGTTAGCCAAACAGCTCGATCGGCCGACGAAGGACATCCTGGACAAGATCCAGGCCCTCAACCTTGGCGAGGTGCGCAACCACATGAGCATGCTCACCAAGGAACAGGAGGAGGCGCTTCGCAAGGCCTTCGCCCCGCCGCCCGCCGCCGCGCCCGCTCCGACGCAGGCGCCTGCTGCCGCCGCCGGCAAGCCGAACGCGTCAACCGCTCCGTCAACCGCTCCGTCAACCGCTCCGTCGGCCGCGACGCAGACCGCCGCCCCAAGCGCAGACGCGCCGGCCCCAACGGCCCCGACTCAGGGGCAGCCGATGTCGGCAATCCCTCCGGATGCGGCGATGGTTGCGGTCCCGGAGTCGAAGCAGATCTTTGTGAAACCGGGCGCGCCGATCATCGTTCGCGACCTGGCGGAGCACATGGGGCTTAGGCCGAATCAGCTCATTCGCGAGCTGATGAGCCTCAACATCTTCGCCTCCATCAACCAAAAGATCGAACTGAAGATTGCCCAGCAGATTTCCCAGAAGTGGGGCTGGACGGTCGAGCTGGAGAAAAAGCAGGAGGCGAAGCCGCCGCCGGCACCGCCAAAACCCAAGCCGAAACCCGTCGTCGAGAAAATCGACGCCCCGGAAAACATCATTACGCGACCCCCGGTGGTCGTGTTCATGGGTCATGTCGACCACGGGAAGACCTCGCTGCTCGACAAGATCCGAAACACGCGCGTCGCCGCGGGCGAGGACGGCGGCATCACCCAGCACATCGGCGCTTACACGGTGACCCTCAACGACAAAGACAAGCACAAGATCACGTTCCTGGACACGCCGGGCCACGAGGCCTTCACGGCCATGCGGGCCCGCGGCGCAAACCTGACGGACATCGCGGTGATTGTCATCGACGGCGTCGACGGCGTGATGCCCCAGACCCGCGAAGCGATCCAGCATGCGAAGGCGGCCAAGGTCGCCATCATGGTGGCCATTAACAAGAAGGACCTCCGAGGCTTCAACGCAGACCGCGTGAAACAGCAGTTGCAGCAGCTCGGCCTCACGCCGGAAGACTGGGGCGGCGATGTGATCTGCTGCCCCGTCAGCGCGCTGACGGGCGACGGCATCCAGAATTTTCTCGAGAACATCATCGCGCAGGCCGAAATCCTCGAGCTGAAGGCCAACCCCAAGTTGCCGGCACGCGGATACGTCGTCGAATCCCGCATGGAAACCGGGATGGGCCCGACCGCAACGCTGCTGCTCCGCGACGGCACGCTTCGCGTCGGCGACGCGATCCTCTGCGGGCCGTACTGGGGCCGCGTGCGCGCGCTGATCAACGACCGGGGCGAGCGGGTGAAGTCGGCCGGCCCGTCGGACGCCGTGAAATGCCTTGGCCTGACGGGGGTGCCTGAACCGGGCTCAGAATTTGTGAAAATGCCCGACGAGAAGGCGGCCCGCGAGGAGGCCGAGGCGCGGCAGGCCGCGCTGCGGGCATCGGAGATGGCCGAACAAAAGCCGCGCCGGCTTACGCTGGAGGACATCCTCCAGGCGGGCGCGGAAAGCGGCAAGAAGACCCTCTCCATCGTGTTGAAGGCGGACACGCAGGGTTCTCTGGAGGCCCTTGAATACGCGATAAACAACATCAAGAGCGAGAAGGTCCAGCAGCAGATCATCCTCTCCGGCGTCGGCAGCATCACGGTCAATGACGTCATGCTGGCCAGTGCGTCCAAGGCGGTCATTCTCGGCTTTCATGTCAGCAAAGAGCCTGATGTCGGCGCCGCAGCCAAGCGCGAGGGGGTGGAGATTCGCCTCTTCAGCATCATTTACGAGCTTCTCGATAACGTCAAAGAGCTGATGAAAGGCCTCCTGGAGCCGATCGTGCGGGAGACGATTTTCGGTCACGCGCAGGTCAAGCAGATCTTCGACCTGGGGAAGAAAGGCAAGGTCGCCGGGTGCCTGGTCACCGACGGGCGCGTCACGGCTCGCGGCCGCGCTCGCGTCAAACGCAAGGGAGATGTGCTCTACGAGGGAAGCGTGGCCTCCCTGCGCCGCTTTCAAAATGATGCGACCGAAGTCCGGGAGGGTCAGGAGTGCGGCATTCGGCTGGACGGCTTCGGGGACTTTGAGCCCGGCGACGTGATCGAAATTTACGAAGTCGAAAAAATCGCCCAACAACTCTGA